From Paralcaligenes sp. KSB-10:
TCTTTGTCTTTGACCAGTTTTTTGAGCGTTTCATTGGCATCGCGGCGCAAATTGCGCACGGCGATCTTGGTGTCTTCGCCTTCGGTGCGCACCACCTTGGTCAGGTCGCGGCGACGCTCTTCGGTCAGGGCAGGCATGGGGACGCGAATATTGTCGCCCATGGCCTGAGGATTCAGGCCCAGATCGGAGTCGCGTATCGCCTTTTCAATCAGGGCTGTCATTTTCTTTTCCCAGGCCTGCACGTTGATCGTGCGCGCATCGACCAGGTTGACATTGGCAACTTGGCTGATGGGTACCGGGGAGCCGTAATACTCGACCATAACGTGATCCAGTATGCCTGCGTGTGCCCGGCCCGTACGAATTTTCGACAGGCTGATCTTGAGCGTATCAAGTGATTTCGCCATACGTGATTCAGCCGATTTCCTGACCTCTGCAACACTCATTGCAATTCCTTTATCAAACGTGAACTAAGGTGCCCTCGTCTTCGCCGCAAACAGCGCGCTTGAGCGCACCCAGCTTATTGATCGAGAATACTTTAATTGGTAATTTTTGATCGCGGCACAAGGCAAACGCGGTCGCATCCATCACCTCGAGGCGACGCACAATCGCTTCATCGAAG
This genomic window contains:
- the frr gene encoding ribosome recycling factor produces the protein MSVAEVRKSAESRMAKSLDTLKISLSKIRTGRAHAGILDHVMVEYYGSPVPISQVANVNLVDARTINVQAWEKKMTALIEKAIRDSDLGLNPQAMGDNIRVPMPALTEERRRDLTKVVRTEGEDTKIAVRNLRRDANETLKKLVKDKEISEDDERRAQDDIQKLTDRNVAEIDKLVAQKEAEIMTV